One window of Candidatus Nitrospira kreftii genomic DNA carries:
- a CDS encoding Iron-sulfur cluster carrier protein — protein MADEHTHGAQQPQAQDNLIPGVKHVIAVSSGKGGVGKSTVAANLACALALAGAKVGLLDADLYGPNIPMMMGSTTGPEQKDGKIIPVESYGVKLISMAFLVPEEAPLVWRGPMVHQYLQAFFRDVLWGDLDYLLIDLPPGTGDVQLSLSQMVPLAGAITVTTPQEVALYDVRKGMAMFQKVNVPLLGIVENMSFFVCGHCGERTEIFSHGGGERAAAKVGVPFLGRVPIDPAIRDGGDTGHPIVVANPESPQAVAFREIATRILEAMGHTGKEGPSIESLLKKIKQPFSSN, from the coding sequence ATGGCTGATGAACATACCCATGGGGCTCAGCAGCCTCAGGCACAAGATAATTTGATTCCCGGAGTGAAGCACGTCATCGCGGTCAGCAGCGGCAAGGGTGGAGTCGGTAAGTCAACCGTTGCGGCAAACTTGGCCTGCGCCCTGGCATTGGCTGGAGCAAAGGTCGGGCTGTTGGATGCTGATCTCTACGGTCCTAATATTCCTATGATGATGGGAAGTACGACCGGACCGGAACAGAAGGACGGCAAGATTATTCCTGTGGAGAGCTATGGCGTGAAGCTGATCTCCATGGCGTTCCTGGTCCCGGAAGAAGCCCCACTTGTTTGGCGTGGGCCGATGGTGCACCAGTATTTGCAGGCGTTCTTCCGCGATGTGCTCTGGGGGGACTTGGATTACCTTCTCATCGACTTGCCGCCTGGTACGGGGGACGTGCAGTTGTCTTTGTCGCAGATGGTACCGTTAGCCGGCGCGATCACGGTCACGACACCGCAAGAAGTTGCGCTCTATGACGTGCGCAAAGGGATGGCGATGTTCCAGAAGGTGAACGTCCCGCTTCTGGGTATCGTAGAGAATATGAGCTTTTTTGTCTGTGGGCATTGTGGGGAGCGGACAGAGATTTTCTCGCACGGAGGTGGGGAGCGGGCAGCCGCCAAAGTTGGTGTGCCGTTTCTTGGACGGGTTCCGATCGATCCAGCTATTCGGGATGGCGGGGATACAGGGCATCCCATCGTCGTGGCCAATCCGGAATCGCCTCAGGCAGTCGCGTTTCGAGAGATTGCGACGAGGATCTTGGAAGCCATGGGTCATACCGGGAAAGAAGGTCCATCTATCGAGAGCTTGTTGAAAAAGATCAAGCAACCGTTCAGCAGTAATTGA
- a CDS encoding Benzene 1,2-dioxygenase system ferredoxin subunit, translating into MAEFVRVAALAEVKPGHGIVAEANGKTLAVFNVDGTIHAINNTCCHREGPLGEGELDGDIVTCPWHGWRFNVTTGACMNNPSAKVEAYQVKVEGDDVKVWL; encoded by the coding sequence ATGGCGGAGTTTGTGCGTGTTGCAGCGCTGGCCGAGGTAAAGCCAGGACATGGCATTGTGGCGGAGGCGAATGGGAAAACGCTGGCTGTCTTCAATGTGGATGGGACGATCCATGCGATCAACAATACCTGTTGTCATCGAGAAGGCCCGTTAGGGGAGGGAGAATTAGACGGCGACATTGTGACCTGCCCTTGGCATGGGTGGCGGTTCAACGTCACCACTGGGGCATGCATGAACAACCCTTCTGCAAAAGTTGAAGCCTATCAGGTCAAAGTGGAAGGTGATGATGTGAAGGTGTGGCTGTAG
- a CDS encoding hypothetical protein (conserved protein of unknown function), with amino-acid sequence MAPTTNDQTDIAAALVRLYVFLTQYLDRCSDDAARKSYPDSELQKHLNETRRELMEILSVNPVVKKKLADECDRILALGANCLKSGMVDTTTQALIRAERTVLRHKTIALSDLVAVFRALV; translated from the coding sequence ATGGCTCCGACCACCAACGATCAAACTGATATCGCAGCGGCACTCGTACGTCTCTACGTGTTTTTGACGCAGTACCTCGATCGATGTTCGGATGACGCTGCTCGGAAGAGCTATCCGGATTCCGAACTCCAGAAGCACCTGAATGAAACACGGCGAGAGCTCATGGAGATTCTATCCGTGAATCCGGTTGTGAAGAAGAAACTGGCCGATGAGTGCGACCGAATTCTGGCATTAGGAGCAAATTGTTTGAAATCTGGTATGGTCGACACGACCACACAGGCGCTGATTCGAGCTGAGCGTACGGTGCTCAGGCACAAGACTATTGCACTGAGCGATCTGGTGGCTGTCTTTAGAGCGCTCGTATGA
- a CDS encoding hypothetical protein (conserved protein of unknown function), whose amino-acid sequence MGLDKHQLAGLDDRERGFSRPVEFEQDGEGYHAILRYETLRITTQAHPTQHEALTVLIHTLQSQGYRQLKTQMNFRDGVYLGSQELWVEYQDPPEAKQEQPGLLGRILSWLR is encoded by the coding sequence ATGGGGCTCGACAAGCATCAGCTCGCTGGGTTGGATGATCGGGAACGAGGGTTCAGCAGACCGGTCGAATTTGAGCAGGATGGAGAGGGATATCACGCCATCCTCCGGTACGAAACTTTGCGCATCACGACCCAGGCACATCCTACTCAGCATGAAGCCTTAACGGTCCTGATTCACACTCTGCAGTCACAAGGGTATCGGCAACTCAAAACTCAAATGAATTTTCGTGACGGCGTGTATCTTGGCTCACAGGAACTCTGGGTAGAATATCAGGATCCACCAGAAGCCAAGCAGGAACAGCCCGGCCTCCTGGGAAGAATATTGAGCTGGCTCAGGTGA
- a CDS encoding Lipoyl synthase, with product MSFVPLGDLRASSRTNHPPFEPSRPRLPSWFKVNARTGPDYLEIKHTLERLNLHTICEEARCPNRWECWNARTATFLILGDICTRRCHYCSVETGRPLAVDTSEPSRVADAVRALGLRHAVITSVNRDELPDGGASVFAETIRQTKRLSPTCTIEVLIPDFEGNEEALATVCAEKPEILNHNIETVRRLFPSIRPQGKYQRSIDFLARAKDYGVRTKSGLILGMGETLEEAREVMRELRTVQCDIITIGQYLQPTRTHLPVAKFYDSTDFAMLKEECFAMGFGHVEAGPLVRSSYHAEQQVSSD from the coding sequence ATGAGCTTCGTTCCATTGGGCGATCTTCGAGCTTCTTCAAGGACCAACCATCCACCATTCGAACCCAGCCGACCGCGGCTTCCCTCCTGGTTTAAGGTCAATGCGAGGACCGGTCCTGACTATCTTGAAATCAAACACACGTTAGAACGGCTTAACCTTCACACTATCTGTGAGGAGGCTCGTTGCCCCAATCGATGGGAATGCTGGAATGCTCGCACAGCGACATTCCTGATACTGGGCGATATCTGCACCAGGCGGTGCCACTATTGTTCCGTGGAAACAGGCAGACCACTTGCGGTTGATACGTCTGAGCCTTCTCGGGTTGCGGACGCGGTGCGAGCCCTCGGCCTTCGCCATGCCGTCATCACATCCGTGAATCGCGACGAGTTGCCGGATGGCGGGGCATCAGTCTTTGCTGAAACAATTCGGCAGACAAAGCGGCTGAGTCCAACTTGTACGATCGAAGTGTTAATCCCTGATTTTGAGGGCAATGAAGAGGCCCTTGCGACGGTCTGTGCCGAGAAGCCGGAGATCCTCAATCACAATATCGAAACCGTCAGACGGCTCTTTCCATCGATTCGCCCACAAGGAAAATATCAACGATCGATCGACTTCCTCGCAAGGGCTAAGGACTATGGAGTGAGGACAAAGTCCGGATTGATCCTAGGGATGGGGGAGACGCTTGAGGAAGCTCGTGAAGTCATGCGTGAACTTCGAACAGTCCAGTGCGACATCATCACCATCGGTCAATATCTTCAGCCGACGAGAACCCATCTGCCGGTCGCCAAATTTTACGATTCCACGGACTTTGCGATGTTGAAAGAAGAGTGTTTCGCCATGGGATTTGGTCATGTGGAAGCAGGCCCGCTCGTGAGAAGTTCCTATCACGCGGAGCAACAAGTCTCTTCGGATTGA
- a CDS encoding SAM-dependent methyltransferase — MNQYTRWLLPKHDYWSTPFAESLLQHLDLRPGLRILDIASGHGIPAFFLAEQIGPFGEVLAVDISAGQVARARAIQGTHLPWLRFECADMRALPSDLPTFDRITGNLSVMFFRPNRFEAVRGLVERLNPGGQLVLTFPSYGTFDSLWQRVDQAMVQQVLNKERERFQAYLKERPSAQDGQTWLETLDLQRVEAIEYPLEIATGSGPEFLHHPLLRGGFLDDVYECFEDQSLADRFMTDIAQDVAQFTPLIAQRCVLSGWKQN, encoded by the coding sequence ATGAACCAGTACACACGCTGGCTCCTGCCAAAGCACGACTATTGGTCCACGCCGTTCGCCGAATCGTTACTCCAGCACCTAGACCTTCGACCAGGCCTGCGTATTCTCGACATCGCATCCGGCCACGGCATCCCCGCCTTTTTTCTTGCCGAACAAATTGGTCCATTCGGAGAGGTGTTGGCCGTCGATATCAGTGCCGGTCAGGTCGCACGTGCGAGAGCTATTCAAGGTACGCATTTACCATGGCTCAGGTTTGAGTGTGCAGACATGCGCGCCCTGCCTTCTGATCTACCGACCTTTGATCGTATCACGGGTAATCTCTCCGTCATGTTCTTTCGCCCCAACAGGTTTGAGGCCGTCCGTGGACTCGTCGAGCGGCTCAACCCAGGAGGCCAGCTGGTCCTGACCTTTCCGTCCTATGGAACCTTCGATTCATTGTGGCAGCGAGTGGATCAGGCAATGGTCCAACAAGTGCTGAATAAGGAGCGAGAGCGATTCCAAGCCTACCTGAAGGAACGACCATCCGCACAGGACGGACAAACGTGGCTTGAGACACTCGACCTTCAACGAGTTGAGGCGATCGAGTATCCGCTTGAAATTGCGACTGGCTCAGGCCCTGAGTTTCTCCATCACCCACTACTGCGTGGCGGCTTTCTCGATGATGTATACGAATGTTTTGAGGACCAGTCTCTCGCAGACCGTTTCATGACTGACATTGCTCAAGACGTTGCCCAATTCACTCCGCTCATCGCGCAGCGCTGTGTCTTGTCCGGCTGGAAACAGAATTGA
- a CDS encoding phosphoglucomutase, producing the protein MKPHHLAGQPAPSSILVDVARLVSAYSAEKPDTSDRGQRVSFGTSGHRGSSLKRSFNESHIVAVTQAVCEYRAAQQTTGPLYLGKDTHALSEPAFVTTLEVLAANGVAVMIDQDDGYTPTPVISHAILTYNHGRTFGLADGIVITPSHNPPEDGGIKYNPPHGGPADTQVTKWIEDRANTLLTNKLHGCNRLPIEQARQASTTHRYAYLDTYVGDLGKILKMDVIKSAPLKLGIDPLGGSGVAYWQPITERYGLNIEIVNTVVDPTFRFMPLDWDGKIRMDCSSPYAMANLIALKDRFDVAFGNDADNDRHGIVTRSGLMNPNHYLAVSIAYLFANRDGWKSDAGIGKTLVSSSLIDRVAAKLNRKLVEVPVGFKWFVSGFLDGSLGFGGEESAGASFLRHDGTAWSTDKDGIIMDLLAAEMMAKTGRDPSELYRDLTKELGEPVYERIDAPATPEQKTILSKLSPDQVKATELAGDKVVAMLTKAPGNGAAIGGLKVVTENGWFAARPSGTEDVYKLYAESFKGKEHLKRIQEEAQALISKVLASPS; encoded by the coding sequence ATGAAGCCTCATCATCTCGCCGGACAACCAGCCCCCTCGTCAATCCTCGTCGACGTAGCGAGACTGGTGTCTGCGTATTCGGCCGAGAAGCCGGATACGTCGGATAGAGGCCAGCGTGTTTCATTCGGTACGTCAGGACATCGAGGCTCCTCATTGAAACGAAGCTTCAATGAGAGCCATATCGTCGCCGTTACACAGGCCGTCTGCGAATACCGAGCTGCACAGCAGACGACCGGGCCACTGTATCTAGGCAAGGATACGCACGCGCTCTCCGAACCGGCCTTTGTGACCACCCTTGAAGTCCTCGCAGCGAATGGCGTCGCGGTGATGATTGATCAGGATGATGGCTACACGCCGACCCCGGTCATCTCTCATGCGATTCTCACCTACAATCATGGCCGAACCTTCGGCCTGGCCGATGGGATCGTCATTACCCCCTCACACAATCCACCTGAGGACGGGGGCATCAAGTACAACCCACCGCATGGAGGGCCCGCCGACACACAGGTCACCAAGTGGATTGAAGACCGGGCCAATACTCTTTTGACGAACAAACTCCACGGATGTAACCGGCTTCCGATTGAACAAGCCCGACAGGCTTCGACAACGCACCGATACGCCTACCTCGATACATACGTCGGTGATCTGGGGAAGATCCTCAAGATGGACGTCATCAAATCGGCACCACTGAAGCTCGGTATTGATCCACTCGGTGGGTCCGGTGTGGCCTACTGGCAACCCATTACAGAGCGATACGGACTGAACATCGAGATCGTCAATACGGTAGTCGACCCAACGTTTCGATTTATGCCATTGGACTGGGACGGCAAGATCCGCATGGACTGCTCATCTCCGTATGCCATGGCCAATCTCATCGCGCTAAAAGATCGTTTCGACGTGGCGTTTGGGAACGATGCCGACAACGATCGGCATGGGATCGTCACCCGTTCGGGCCTGATGAACCCAAATCATTACCTTGCTGTCTCGATTGCCTACCTCTTCGCCAATCGTGATGGCTGGAAGTCCGATGCCGGTATCGGCAAGACGTTAGTCAGCAGCAGTCTCATCGATCGAGTCGCGGCCAAACTCAACCGGAAACTGGTTGAAGTGCCTGTGGGATTCAAGTGGTTTGTGAGTGGCTTTCTTGATGGATCACTTGGCTTCGGTGGAGAGGAAAGCGCCGGTGCATCGTTCTTACGACATGATGGCACAGCCTGGTCCACCGACAAGGACGGGATCATTATGGATCTGTTGGCCGCCGAGATGATGGCGAAGACTGGCCGCGATCCCTCAGAGTTATATCGTGACCTCACAAAGGAGTTGGGCGAGCCGGTGTATGAACGGATCGACGCCCCCGCCACACCTGAGCAGAAAACCATTCTCTCCAAGCTCTCACCCGATCAAGTCAAAGCCACGGAGCTCGCCGGTGACAAAGTTGTGGCGATGCTCACCAAGGCTCCTGGCAACGGTGCAGCGATTGGTGGCTTGAAAGTTGTGACCGAGAACGGCTGGTTCGCCGCCCGACCCTCAGGGACCGAAGATGTGTATAAGCTTTATGCGGAGAGTTTCAAAGGGAAGGAACATCTAAAGAGGATCCAGGAAGAAGCTCAGGCGCTCATTTCCAAAGTATTGGCCTCACCCTCATGA
- a CDS encoding hypothetical protein (conserved protein of unknown function) has product MSRFRLALLIILVCVVLAGVFLAFSRELTGQDYLKDFVLEQLEESLGRKIEVRRVRFIVFPSIRTELSDITIHDPQSEQVVLTAKRVDLVLRLLPLLKKQIVGKRLLIEEPRLTLRRNEGGRWNIFEVADGQADTDRGTMDMMARTFRVKEAKIANGTITVIDATRSDGIRSLKLEHVEFGLLIRPERGQGELHASITHQSAQGASAVSLNGVIKPAEPPVSLTGEEMGDRVSGYQFEGHIDAADLRIREAADFLGPRPVSEQLQGALNLKSTIRMMPGVAGYDMVLSDMTAGLGGITLTGHANLAGVLTPQPTFSITFSSAPVAVRKLLNTIPPDWILPQLPSLLADHQIDGNVQVIHATLTGSATTGPHVSTTGEFRLRDGQAVIGRDRTAVKDLAAVVLVETGRVRIANVTGSYGAMHLTDGKADVSFLEAGPWLELEVTGEMAAAHLVEFLARTVKAEPVSHFLAGIRDPEGTGQTTFRLVGPLDHADKITFSGGEITARQVSLNHAALPERLTGLQGRFVLAGGSTQFEQVIGHVGGTVVEVQGVITGGTPSLFQDFLIRTRGDASQLVRLFGSTSIEPGTFAGTLSSAVTLSGSTTKPQIRGSLVFDEAKVALGPLEKPIGAHATVEFDGILPPRSGVTLERLELVFPRIHIPIKGTMHLGDRFMINMAVATRGLSVSSFPEWVSKAGLEAGNLDVSIDIKGKGTDWKAWRVTGWMGMTNGLMVVNGVDGHLQDLYARVRFARNEIDLKRLSFKLQGSDLAVEAMVRNWLVKPTITGKIESNQLDLSLVIPKGGRSPIREFLETLAATSQLTMSAAVAKGHYRHMKFAALSARINIQDGVLDFDRLSGELIHGHLAGRLAVHLPPKAPADMDLSFRVTGVEFDDLLRLTNTQVHGVSGETRLSGVLRGHGRNPHGIYPSLNGKVEVLLENGRILKSNERAIWKIISLLNVPAVLQGKVDLEKEGLPYDRITATVAIQNGMFQTENVIIDSPILRITAAGNYDLPTDQLDLAVAVSPFGSYSQFLKTIPLFGRMIAGERKGVATAMFTAKGAMEDPEVTYLPVKSFASGLSGLAQLAVDVLTNTLTLPIDLVAPDEETGMKPRDISPSPAPAIP; this is encoded by the coding sequence GTGTCCCGTTTTCGACTTGCCTTGTTGATCATCCTCGTCTGTGTGGTTTTGGCCGGTGTCTTCCTTGCCTTCTCACGAGAGTTGACCGGCCAAGACTATCTCAAGGACTTTGTTCTTGAACAACTCGAAGAGAGCCTGGGCCGAAAAATCGAGGTTCGTCGAGTCCGATTCATCGTCTTCCCGAGCATACGTACGGAACTTTCCGATATCACAATTCATGACCCGCAGTCGGAGCAGGTGGTGTTGACGGCAAAACGGGTCGATCTCGTTCTGCGCCTCCTGCCGCTTCTCAAAAAACAAATCGTCGGGAAGCGATTGCTGATCGAAGAGCCGAGGCTGACTCTTCGGCGGAATGAAGGTGGCCGTTGGAATATTTTTGAGGTGGCGGACGGCCAGGCTGATACCGACCGGGGAACGATGGACATGATGGCCCGGACCTTCAGGGTTAAAGAAGCCAAGATTGCGAACGGCACGATCACGGTGATCGATGCGACGAGGTCCGATGGAATTCGATCGCTCAAGCTGGAACATGTCGAATTTGGTCTCTTGATCAGGCCGGAACGTGGTCAGGGAGAATTGCATGCATCGATCACTCATCAGAGCGCACAAGGGGCATCGGCTGTCTCTCTAAATGGCGTAATTAAACCAGCGGAACCACCGGTGTCTTTAACGGGTGAGGAGATGGGAGATCGCGTCTCAGGATATCAGTTCGAAGGGCATATCGATGCGGCTGATCTGAGAATCCGTGAAGCGGCTGACTTTCTTGGTCCGAGACCGGTCTCAGAGCAGCTCCAGGGTGCCCTAAATCTCAAAAGTACGATTCGAATGATGCCGGGAGTTGCCGGATATGACATGGTGTTATCCGATATGACTGCGGGCTTGGGCGGCATCACCTTGACAGGGCATGCCAATCTCGCAGGAGTGTTGACCCCCCAGCCTACCTTTTCCATCACGTTCTCCAGTGCTCCAGTGGCCGTTCGTAAGCTGCTGAATACGATTCCCCCGGATTGGATCCTTCCACAGCTCCCCTCTTTGTTGGCGGATCACCAGATCGACGGGAACGTGCAGGTGATTCATGCCACGCTGACCGGCTCCGCGACGACTGGGCCGCACGTTTCGACCACGGGGGAGTTCCGTCTTCGAGATGGGCAAGCTGTGATCGGTCGTGATCGTACGGCGGTGAAAGACTTGGCTGCGGTGGTCTTGGTGGAGACTGGACGTGTTCGAATCGCGAACGTAACCGGAAGCTATGGCGCGATGCATCTCACAGATGGAAAAGCAGACGTGTCGTTCCTTGAGGCAGGCCCATGGCTCGAGCTGGAGGTTACGGGAGAGATGGCAGCGGCGCATTTGGTCGAATTCCTTGCCAGGACCGTGAAGGCCGAGCCAGTCTCCCACTTCCTCGCTGGCATTCGTGACCCGGAAGGAACAGGACAGACGACGTTCCGTCTGGTGGGCCCGTTGGATCATGCCGATAAGATTACTTTTTCCGGTGGGGAGATTACAGCTCGCCAGGTGAGCCTGAACCATGCTGCGTTACCCGAACGGTTGACCGGGCTGCAAGGACGGTTCGTCTTGGCCGGCGGATCGACGCAGTTTGAGCAAGTCATCGGACATGTTGGGGGCACTGTCGTAGAGGTCCAAGGGGTGATTACCGGGGGAACGCCGAGCCTCTTTCAAGATTTTCTCATTCGCACGCGAGGTGATGCGTCCCAATTGGTGAGACTGTTCGGATCCACGTCCATCGAACCCGGTACGTTCGCGGGGACGCTCAGCTCCGCGGTGACATTGTCAGGTTCAACGACGAAGCCGCAGATTCGAGGCTCGCTCGTATTCGATGAAGCTAAGGTTGCACTTGGCCCACTGGAAAAACCCATCGGAGCTCACGCCACGGTAGAGTTTGATGGCATCCTTCCTCCGCGAAGCGGCGTGACCTTGGAGCGGCTGGAGCTCGTCTTTCCCAGGATCCACATTCCCATCAAGGGAACTATGCATCTTGGTGATCGCTTCATGATCAATATGGCGGTGGCGACGAGAGGTTTGTCAGTCTCGAGTTTCCCAGAATGGGTCTCCAAAGCCGGGCTTGAAGCGGGCAACCTTGATGTCTCGATTGATATCAAGGGCAAAGGAACGGATTGGAAGGCGTGGAGAGTGACCGGGTGGATGGGGATGACGAATGGATTGATGGTCGTAAACGGAGTCGATGGGCATCTCCAAGACCTCTATGCTCGAGTACGCTTTGCACGCAACGAGATCGACCTCAAGCGGTTATCGTTCAAGCTTCAGGGGAGCGATCTTGCCGTAGAAGCCATGGTTCGAAACTGGCTTGTGAAGCCTACCATCACCGGCAAGATTGAATCCAATCAGCTTGATTTGAGTTTGGTGATTCCAAAGGGTGGACGGTCTCCGATACGGGAATTCCTTGAAACCTTGGCGGCGACCAGTCAGCTGACGATGTCTGCAGCCGTCGCGAAGGGGCACTACCGACATATGAAGTTTGCCGCGCTGTCCGCTCGGATCAATATTCAAGATGGCGTGCTTGATTTCGACCGTCTGTCAGGTGAGCTCATTCATGGTCATCTGGCCGGACGACTTGCTGTGCACCTCCCCCCTAAAGCACCGGCGGATATGGATCTCTCGTTTCGAGTGACAGGAGTGGAATTCGACGATCTGTTGAGACTGACCAACACTCAAGTCCATGGCGTGTCGGGGGAGACCCGTTTGAGTGGAGTGCTTCGCGGACACGGACGCAACCCTCATGGAATCTATCCTTCGCTAAATGGAAAAGTCGAGGTCCTGTTGGAAAATGGGCGTATCCTTAAATCGAATGAACGGGCGATATGGAAAATCATCAGTCTATTGAACGTTCCTGCAGTGTTGCAGGGAAAGGTAGATTTGGAAAAGGAGGGATTGCCGTATGACAGAATTACCGCGACCGTCGCGATTCAAAACGGCATGTTCCAGACAGAAAATGTGATCATCGATAGCCCGATTCTCCGGATCACGGCGGCCGGGAATTATGATTTGCCGACCGACCAGTTGGATCTTGCTGTTGCCGTAAGTCCGTTTGGGTCCTACTCGCAATTTCTCAAAACCATTCCACTCTTTGGTCGAATGATCGCGGGAGAGCGAAAGGGCGTAGCTACCGCAATGTTCACCGCGAAGGGAGCGATGGAAGATCCTGAGGTAACCTATCTCCCGGTGAAGTCCTTTGCCTCAGGGCTATCGGGATTGGCGCAACTTGCTGTCGATGTCCTCACGAATACCCTGACCCTTCCGATCGACCTTGTGGCACCCGATGAAGAAACCGGTATGAAGCCAAGAGATATTTCCCCCTCACCGGCTCCTGCCATTCCATGA
- a CDS encoding Xaa-Pro aminopeptidase, producing the protein MKRTTTSHAEAATLFIAASEHDSNLYYATRFIAPDSFIYFEVKGERLMVMSDLEMDRAKTQASVDRVLSYSEIERKAKKQGIKEPTTIDIVNIVLKEFKARRLLVPANFPFIYATRLQELGYSLKPKRDPFYEQRVIKSAEEVQQIELSQRATEEAVTSAHDLLREATIRDGELWCNGAVLTSERVKQLINVELMKRNCVAQHTIVAGGEQACDPHNEGSGPLPANRSIIFDVFPRSATSRYFADMSRTVIRGTASPELKRLYGAVKDAQEEAITKIKDGADGMKIHQGICSRFEKAGYKTGLVNGRMQGYFHGTGHGVGLDIHEAPRISRTGSLLQEGHVVTVEPGLYYPGLGAVRIEDMVLVTKDGCRNLTNFPKIFELE; encoded by the coding sequence ATGAAACGCACCACAACCTCCCACGCAGAAGCGGCGACTCTATTTATTGCTGCCAGCGAGCACGACTCGAATTTGTACTATGCGACGCGATTTATTGCCCCGGACTCCTTTATCTATTTCGAAGTCAAGGGAGAGCGGTTGATGGTCATGAGCGATCTTGAAATGGATCGCGCCAAGACCCAGGCTTCAGTGGATCGCGTGCTCTCCTACTCCGAAATCGAGCGAAAGGCCAAGAAACAAGGGATCAAGGAACCGACGACGATCGACATTGTGAATATCGTCTTAAAAGAGTTCAAAGCCCGTCGACTGTTGGTGCCTGCTAATTTCCCTTTCATTTATGCTACGCGATTACAGGAATTGGGGTATAGCCTCAAGCCGAAGCGCGATCCTTTTTACGAGCAGCGTGTCATAAAAAGTGCGGAGGAAGTTCAGCAGATTGAGCTGTCTCAGCGGGCCACTGAAGAGGCCGTCACTTCAGCCCACGATCTGCTTCGGGAGGCAACTATTCGAGATGGAGAACTTTGGTGTAACGGAGCCGTCTTGACTTCTGAACGGGTCAAGCAGCTCATCAACGTCGAACTCATGAAGCGCAACTGTGTGGCCCAGCATACGATCGTGGCAGGAGGCGAACAAGCCTGTGATCCGCACAATGAGGGAAGCGGACCGCTGCCGGCCAACCGTAGCATCATTTTTGACGTATTCCCACGATCTGCCACAAGCCGCTATTTTGCCGACATGTCGCGTACAGTGATTCGTGGAACGGCGAGCCCGGAGTTGAAGCGGTTGTATGGGGCCGTGAAGGACGCTCAGGAAGAGGCGATCACCAAGATCAAAGACGGCGCCGATGGAATGAAAATCCATCAAGGCATCTGCTCGCGTTTTGAAAAGGCCGGATATAAGACTGGTTTGGTGAACGGACGGATGCAGGGCTATTTCCATGGGACAGGGCATGGGGTGGGACTCGATATCCATGAAGCACCCCGTATCAGCCGAACGGGCTCTCTTCTCCAAGAAGGGCACGTTGTCACAGTCGAACCAGGGCTGTATTATCCAGGACTGGGAGCGGTTCGAATCGAGGACATGGTGTTAGTCACGAAAGACGGCTGCCGCAATCTCACCAATTTTCCGAAAATCTTCGAGCTCGAATAG
- a CDS encoding hypothetical protein (conserved protein of unknown function) — protein MEQRKDTRFPVEFRSSFSSANVVAGDGTLNDLSIRGCRVFSLIDVKPGTVLKLHIHASEDEPPIQISQSVVRWCRSGSFGCEFVNLSPDEWARLHHVIRELEQHPFQRHHDDTEVA, from the coding sequence ATGGAACAACGAAAGGACACTCGGTTTCCGGTTGAATTTCGAAGCTCATTCAGCTCGGCGAATGTGGTAGCGGGGGATGGCACTCTCAACGATCTTTCCATTCGTGGTTGCCGTGTCTTTAGCCTCATCGACGTGAAGCCTGGGACGGTCCTCAAGTTGCACATCCATGCATCCGAGGACGAACCTCCCATCCAGATTTCCCAATCCGTCGTGCGATGGTGTCGATCCGGCAGTTTTGGCTGCGAATTTGTCAATCTCAGTCCAGATGAATGGGCCAGGCTCCATCATGTGATTAGAGAGTTAGAGCAGCATCCGTTCCAGCGACACCACGACGACACCGAAGTCGCATGA